The Algoriphagus sanaruensis genome window below encodes:
- the kbl gene encoding glycine C-acetyltransferase, with the protein MYDQFKPKLEQELASIEEAGLFKRERIITSPQAAEITIAGGQQVLNFCANNYLGLSSHPRVIEAAKAAIDSHGFGMSSVRFICGTQDIHKELEQKISEFLGTEDTILYAAAFDANGGVFEPLFGPEDAIISDALNHASIIDGVRLCKAMRYRYEHNNMADLEKQLQDAIAAGAKQKIIVTDGVFSMDGTIAQLDKIVELAEKYEALIMSDECHSTGFMGKTGRGVHEHCGVMGKIDIITGTLGKALGGASGGFTSGRKEIIELLRQRSRPYLFSNTLAPSITGASIAVLDLLSETTALRDKLESNTAYFREKMNAAGFDIKPGTHPIVPVMLYDAVLSQKMAEKLLAKGIYVIGFYYPVVPKGQARIRVQISAGHERHHLDQAIAAFIEVGKELGVVK; encoded by the coding sequence ATGTACGATCAGTTTAAACCCAAATTAGAACAAGAGTTAGCCTCCATCGAAGAAGCAGGTCTTTTCAAAAGAGAACGTATCATCACCTCTCCGCAAGCAGCGGAAATTACCATTGCCGGAGGTCAGCAAGTGCTGAATTTCTGTGCAAATAACTACCTCGGGCTTTCCTCACATCCCCGTGTCATTGAAGCGGCTAAAGCAGCCATTGATTCTCATGGATTTGGCATGTCTTCCGTGCGGTTCATTTGCGGCACGCAGGATATTCATAAGGAGTTGGAACAAAAGATCTCCGAATTTTTGGGTACTGAGGATACTATTTTGTATGCCGCAGCTTTTGACGCGAATGGGGGTGTGTTTGAACCGCTTTTTGGTCCGGAGGATGCGATCATTTCCGATGCGCTAAACCATGCCTCGATCATTGACGGAGTGAGATTGTGCAAAGCCATGCGCTACCGCTACGAGCACAACAATATGGCTGATTTGGAAAAGCAGCTTCAAGATGCCATCGCTGCAGGTGCCAAGCAAAAGATCATCGTGACCGACGGAGTCTTCTCCATGGACGGTACGATTGCTCAGCTGGATAAAATCGTGGAATTGGCTGAGAAATATGAAGCTTTGATCATGTCCGATGAGTGTCATTCCACTGGATTTATGGGCAAGACAGGCCGTGGTGTCCATGAGCACTGCGGGGTAATGGGTAAAATCGACATTATCACGGGTACCTTGGGTAAAGCCCTCGGTGGTGCTTCGGGAGGATTTACTTCGGGAAGAAAAGAAATCATCGAGTTGCTCCGTCAACGTTCGAGACCTTATTTGTTTTCAAACACTTTGGCACCATCGATCACGGGAGCTTCCATTGCTGTATTGGATTTGTTATCAGAGACTACTGCTCTTCGCGATAAACTGGAGTCAAATACTGCGTATTTCAGAGAAAAGATGAATGCAGCAGGTTTTGATATTAAGCCGGGAACACATCCAATAGTGCCTGTTATGCTGTACGATGCCGTGCTTTCGCAAAAGATGGCTGAGAAACTTTTGGCGAAAGGAATCTATGTGATTGGGTTTTACTATCCGGTGGTTCCCAAAGGTCAGGCTCGAATCCGAGTGCAGATTTCCGCAGGTCATGAACGGCATCATCTAGATCAGGCTATTGCTGCGTTTATAGAGGTTGGAAAAGAATTGGGAGTGGTAAAATAA
- the cdaA gene encoding diadenylate cyclase CdaA produces the protein MSLLFKIGFLDISIVNMIDIALVAALLYQIYKLLKGSVAIKIFLGFLSIYLIYLLVRALRMELLSAILGQFMGVGVIAAIIIFAPEIRKFLLLVGRSSLLSNDNIWKDILFFWRKKENSAFNISPIIDAAKTLAGSNTGALMVISSSTELKFYAESGDILDAELSKRLLVSIFNKYSPLHDGAVIIHNGRIKAARCILPVTEREVPAQFGLRHRAGIGMSEATDALILVISEETGQISMAKNGKVLHNLSFQEVREIINDYLNNEDLDDRFEKLSEYDLNKKKKLAMTSKS, from the coding sequence TTGAGCCTGCTTTTCAAAATTGGATTTTTAGATATCTCCATCGTCAATATGATCGATATTGCGTTGGTGGCAGCGCTTTTATATCAAATCTATAAGCTGCTCAAGGGAAGTGTTGCCATCAAAATCTTCCTTGGTTTCTTATCCATTTATTTAATCTATTTGCTGGTAAGAGCACTTCGTATGGAATTGCTTTCTGCGATTTTGGGGCAATTCATGGGAGTTGGGGTGATTGCTGCCATTATCATTTTTGCGCCAGAAATTAGAAAATTCCTTTTATTGGTGGGTAGATCGTCCTTACTTTCCAATGATAACATCTGGAAAGACATCTTATTTTTCTGGAGAAAAAAGGAAAATTCTGCCTTTAATATCAGTCCGATTATTGATGCCGCAAAAACTTTGGCCGGTAGCAATACCGGAGCTTTAATGGTTATTTCTTCCAGTACCGAATTGAAATTTTATGCTGAAAGCGGAGATATTTTAGACGCCGAACTTTCCAAGCGTTTGCTGGTCTCAATCTTCAATAAATACAGTCCTCTTCATGATGGCGCTGTGATCATTCACAATGGACGAATCAAAGCTGCACGCTGTATTCTCCCAGTTACTGAACGAGAGGTACCTGCTCAATTTGGATTGAGGCATCGAGCCGGAATCGGAATGTCTGAAGCCACCGATGCTTTGATCTTGGTAATCTCAGAAGAGACAGGACAAATTTCTATGGCTAAAAACGGCAAAGTACTCCATAATCTTTCCTTCCAGGAAGTTCGAGAAATTATCAATGACTACTTGAACAACGAAGACTTGGATGACCGATTTGAAAAACTCTCGGAATACGATCTGAACAAAAAGAAAAAGCTGGCCATGACCAGCAAATCCTAA
- the folP gene encoding dihydropteroate synthase, protein MLPIQGQNSSIEDRVFPQKFTLQIKGRLYSFAKPKVMGILNLTPDSFFEGSRISGNSTLLLKKAEKMILDGAELLDLGGYSTRPGAKDISVEEEISRVQPAFSILKKEFPEILLSVDSFRAQVAQAAIDAGADIINDISAGELDPMMLQVVAESGLPYIAMHMRGTPQTMQQETSYADFLNEILHYFSQKMDNFRKLGIKDVILDPGFGFAKTLDQNYQLLRQIDLFQIFGCPLLVGVSRKSMIYRLLHTDPEHALNGTTALNMVALLKGANLLRVHDVKEAKETITLFEQLYP, encoded by the coding sequence ATGCTTCCTATTCAGGGACAAAATTCTTCGATCGAAGATAGAGTATTTCCCCAAAAATTTACACTTCAAATCAAAGGAAGGCTTTATTCCTTTGCCAAGCCCAAGGTGATGGGTATTTTAAATCTAACCCCAGATTCATTTTTTGAAGGAAGTAGAATCAGTGGAAATTCCACTTTACTTCTCAAAAAAGCTGAAAAAATGATTCTGGATGGCGCTGAACTTCTGGACTTGGGTGGATACAGCACAAGACCAGGAGCCAAAGACATTTCAGTTGAAGAGGAAATTTCAAGAGTCCAACCTGCCTTTTCTATCCTCAAGAAAGAATTCCCTGAAATCTTACTTTCTGTGGATAGTTTTAGAGCCCAAGTTGCTCAAGCCGCAATTGATGCAGGGGCAGATATCATCAATGATATTTCTGCTGGTGAACTAGACCCCATGATGCTACAGGTCGTAGCTGAATCCGGACTTCCTTACATTGCCATGCATATGCGAGGCACTCCTCAAACCATGCAACAAGAAACGTCCTATGCTGATTTTTTGAACGAAATCCTGCATTATTTCTCCCAAAAAATGGATAACTTCAGAAAACTTGGCATCAAAGATGTAATCTTAGACCCAGGTTTTGGCTTTGCAAAAACGTTGGATCAAAACTACCAATTGCTGCGGCAGATCGATCTTTTTCAAATCTTCGGCTGTCCCCTTTTGGTTGGAGTTTCGAGAAAATCCATGATTTATCGGCTCCTGCATACCGATCCAGAACATGCGCTCAATGGGACTACCGCACTAAATATGGTGGCGTTACTCAAAGGAGCGAACTTGCTCCGGGTGCATGACGTTAAGGAAGCAAAAGAAACCATTACTTTATTCGAACAATTATACCCTTGA
- a CDS encoding DUF1599 domain-containing protein encodes METKTSNEYSQVISRCKELFRKKTVDYGTAWRILRISSITDQIFIKAQRIRSIQEKGSQKVNDPIVDEFVGIINYCLIALIQISLKEDERMEIPYEQLEPHYDHWATATKGLLENKNHDYGEAWRDMRVSSMTDIILMKLYRVKQIEDNEGQTLVSEGIEANYQDMINYAVFCLIKLGYHESNN; translated from the coding sequence TTGGAAACGAAAACTAGCAACGAATATAGTCAAGTCATTTCCCGATGTAAAGAATTATTTCGGAAGAAAACAGTCGATTATGGTACAGCTTGGAGAATTTTAAGGATTTCATCAATTACCGATCAAATTTTCATCAAGGCCCAGCGTATCCGTTCAATTCAAGAAAAAGGCAGCCAAAAGGTCAATGATCCCATTGTGGATGAGTTTGTTGGCATCATAAATTACTGTCTCATTGCACTAATCCAGATTAGCCTGAAGGAGGATGAACGAATGGAGATTCCTTACGAGCAGCTCGAGCCTCATTATGATCATTGGGCGACAGCCACAAAAGGACTTCTAGAAAATAAAAATCACGACTACGGTGAGGCTTGGAGAGATATGCGTGTGAGCTCTATGACTGATATAATTTTGATGAAACTCTACCGAGTCAAGCAAATCGAGGACAATGAAGGCCAAACTCTAGTGTCTGAAGGAATAGAAGCCAACTATCAGGACATGATCAATTACGCAGTTTTTTGCCTGATCAAACTCGGCTATCACGAGTCCAATAACTAA
- a CDS encoding BT_3928 family protein: MNKQTILWILRFLVGGLFIFSGLIKVNDPVGTAIKLEEYFDVFSNDIAGFFLYLKPFALPIAVILVVSEVVLGVMLIIGYRLKQTIWALGLMILFFTFLTFFSAYFNKVTDCGCFGDAIKLTPWESFYKDLILLIFIGFLFAFRKNLPEDSPKWTAWTSLLTLVASTGLAIWAIQNLPFIDFRAYKVGVNIPVNMQPSAPLEYTYVMKKDGQEFRFDQYPTEEGYEFVEMLLKNPAALPKISDFAAWNAEGDQSEFLFAGNKVIILSSNMSKMSDSNLDRLSEMVHDLEGAPVDVVFMAAATQEEIDSFLSQQNWSVIGLQADATVVKTIMRSNPGIMVLKDGVVLEKYHHNNTPDAGEIVDLFL; this comes from the coding sequence ATGAATAAGCAAACCATACTTTGGATTCTTCGATTTTTAGTAGGAGGCCTGTTTATTTTTTCTGGATTAATTAAGGTCAATGATCCTGTTGGAACAGCAATCAAACTGGAAGAATATTTTGATGTTTTTTCCAATGATATCGCTGGGTTCTTTCTGTACCTCAAGCCTTTTGCACTTCCGATTGCAGTAATTTTGGTGGTTTCTGAAGTGGTACTTGGGGTAATGTTGATTATCGGCTATCGACTCAAGCAAACCATTTGGGCTTTAGGGCTGATGATTTTGTTTTTCACCTTTTTGACATTCTTCTCAGCCTATTTCAACAAAGTAACAGATTGTGGCTGCTTTGGTGATGCCATCAAGTTGACGCCTTGGGAGTCTTTTTATAAGGATTTGATTCTTTTGATTTTCATTGGGTTTTTGTTTGCATTTCGGAAGAACTTGCCAGAAGATAGCCCTAAGTGGACAGCTTGGACTTCATTGTTGACTTTGGTCGCTTCTACCGGTCTTGCCATTTGGGCGATTCAAAATCTCCCATTTATTGATTTTAGAGCTTACAAAGTGGGAGTTAATATTCCAGTGAATATGCAGCCTTCAGCCCCTCTGGAATACACCTATGTGATGAAAAAGGATGGACAAGAATTTCGATTTGATCAATATCCGACTGAGGAAGGTTATGAATTTGTCGAAATGTTGCTCAAAAATCCGGCTGCTCTACCCAAAATTTCAGATTTCGCAGCTTGGAATGCAGAAGGTGACCAGTCTGAGTTTTTGTTTGCGGGAAACAAGGTGATCATTTTAAGCTCCAATATGTCCAAGATGAGTGATAGTAATCTGGACCGACTGAGCGAGATGGTTCATGATCTGGAAGGGGCTCCGGTTGACGTGGTTTTCATGGCAGCCGCTACTCAGGAGGAAATTGACTCCTTCCTTTCCCAACAAAATTGGAGTGTGATAGGATTGCAGGCTGATGCTACAGTGGTGAAAACCATTATGCGATCTAATCCTGGAATAATGGTACTCAAAGATGGAGTAGTTCTTGAGAAGTATCATCATAACAATACTCCTGACGCGGGGGAAATAGTGGATTTATTTCTATGA
- a CDS encoding shikimate kinase, translating to MMKSLKVVLVGLPGSGKSTFGKQLAQVLGFTYLDLDQVIEDSHALTIPEIFSRYGEGKFREWETESLEKLLLREDSFVLATGGGAPCFNDNMDLINQHGMSVFLDVPLDIISSRLRSSKVQNRPMFEGMDQGEISLKLKSLLTQREFFYNQAKIKLSGEDFSTELLMYELINQLKS from the coding sequence ATGATGAAATCGTTGAAAGTGGTTTTGGTAGGGCTTCCAGGAAGTGGGAAAAGTACATTCGGAAAGCAACTAGCCCAAGTACTTGGATTCACATACCTTGATTTGGATCAAGTGATTGAGGATTCGCATGCCCTGACTATCCCTGAGATTTTTTCCAGATATGGAGAGGGGAAATTTAGAGAATGGGAAACAGAAAGCTTGGAAAAACTGCTATTGCGCGAAGATTCATTTGTTTTAGCTACAGGTGGGGGAGCTCCCTGCTTCAATGACAACATGGATTTGATCAATCAACATGGGATGTCAGTTTTTTTGGATGTGCCGTTGGATATTATTTCTTCTAGACTTAGAAGTTCAAAGGTTCAAAACAGGCCCATGTTTGAAGGTATGGACCAAGGCGAGATTAGTCTCAAATTAAAAAGTCTTTTGACCCAGCGGGAGTTTTTTTATAACCAGGCAAAAATAAAGCTCAGCGGAGAAGATTTTTCCACTGAGCTATTGATGTACGAGCTGATTAATCAGCTCAAAAGTTAA
- a CDS encoding OmpP1/FadL family transporter, whose protein sequence is MRLTSLVLALLSLSISSAFAQSGYYLDALRFSQAPASGSARIMGIGGTQWSLGGDVSNIAGNPAGLGFFRSSEASLSLGYSDWGIDTRFLGQNRSYNTGNFSAPNLSYVMANPKSSLETSAFKGGAFGISFQRIANFNSEFGFFSDVLGDNSIIDFYLQDAFGISENQIENFGLTGLAYQTYLINPIVTDQNGNPINSPNTYDSFVLGNPFQDENVTQEGTASQMSFSYGANFNHKVFVGAGIGIRSLSFSSYKEYNEEFVDQPLRTSSLRENLFINGTGINLSLGLIYKPIDYVNLGFNFQSPTWYSLNEEYEAGITADFNNYYFEQEDITLGLQQANTDLFLSTYNLQTPLKLGGGATFFIGKNGFLSADVDWVDYSAARLNSRDFDEGPDNQAIRNSYGSTINFRLGGEAKIDRFRFRAGYGFYGDPYSNSPDLDQTSTQLSGGVGVRFNTLYLDFALVQQKFNGMYRSYQVLDANDQNVGPVTYLENSITSGIFTLGFNF, encoded by the coding sequence ATGAGATTAACATCACTTGTATTGGCCCTTTTGTCTCTGTCTATTTCGAGTGCATTTGCTCAAAGCGGATATTATTTAGACGCACTACGATTTAGTCAAGCACCCGCCTCAGGATCTGCTCGTATCATGGGCATCGGAGGTACTCAATGGTCTTTGGGTGGAGATGTTTCAAATATTGCTGGAAATCCAGCTGGTTTGGGCTTTTTTAGATCTTCCGAAGCTAGCCTTTCATTAGGATATTCAGATTGGGGAATCGATACTCGATTTTTAGGACAAAACAGATCCTACAACACAGGTAATTTTAGCGCGCCTAACCTAAGCTATGTAATGGCTAACCCAAAAAGTAGCCTTGAAACTAGTGCTTTCAAAGGAGGTGCATTTGGAATAAGCTTTCAACGGATAGCCAATTTCAATTCTGAGTTTGGGTTCTTTTCAGATGTCTTAGGAGATAATTCTATCATTGATTTCTATCTCCAGGACGCATTTGGGATTTCTGAAAATCAAATTGAAAACTTTGGACTAACTGGTCTTGCTTATCAAACCTATTTAATCAATCCCATAGTAACAGACCAAAATGGAAATCCGATAAATAGTCCAAACACCTATGATTCCTTTGTTTTAGGGAATCCATTTCAAGATGAAAATGTAACTCAGGAAGGAACCGCTTCTCAGATGTCATTTTCATATGGTGCAAACTTTAACCACAAAGTGTTTGTAGGTGCTGGAATCGGAATTCGATCCCTTTCATTCTCTTCCTATAAAGAATATAATGAGGAATTTGTAGATCAACCGCTACGAACCTCTTCTCTCAGGGAAAACCTTTTCATCAATGGGACGGGCATCAATCTAAGTTTGGGATTAATCTACAAACCGATTGACTATGTCAATTTAGGTTTCAACTTCCAATCTCCAACTTGGTACTCTCTTAATGAAGAATACGAGGCAGGAATTACTGCTGATTTTAACAATTATTACTTCGAGCAAGAAGACATTACGCTTGGACTGCAGCAAGCGAACACCGACCTTTTCCTCAGTACCTACAATCTTCAAACCCCATTGAAACTTGGAGGAGGAGCAACCTTTTTCATTGGAAAGAATGGTTTCCTAAGCGCAGATGTTGACTGGGTAGACTATAGTGCAGCAAGACTCAATTCCAGAGACTTTGATGAGGGCCCCGATAATCAAGCTATTCGAAATAGCTACGGGAGTACCATCAATTTTCGATTAGGTGGAGAAGCAAAAATAGATCGATTTAGATTCAGAGCTGGTTATGGGTTTTATGGGGATCCTTACAGTAACTCCCCTGATCTAGATCAAACCAGCACTCAACTTAGCGGAGGTGTGGGTGTTCGATTTAATACCTTGTACCTAGATTTTGCCTTAGTTCAGCAAAAATTCAATGGAATGTACCGTAGTTATCAAGTATTAGATGCGAATGATCAAAACGTGGGTCCGGTAACTTATCTTGAAAATTCAATTACCTCTGGAATCTTCACCCTAGGATTTAACTTTTGA